The Synechococcus sp. RS9916 DNA segment ACAGCGACTTAGGCGCCATGGTCAAAACCAAGGCCTCCGGATGGGATGCCTGGATCCTGAGCGGGAATGCCAGCGTCACCGGCGCCCTGCGCATGAAGGCCTCCCGACGGATCCCGATCAGCAATGGCGGCATCGACTGCCGCTGGCTCCATTACCAGGTGCGCTGAACATCAGCGCCCCAACACGGCTTTCGTGGTGCGGCTGATGCCATCGAGGGTCTGAGGCAGATAGGGGCCTTTGGCGAGCTGACCACCCACCCGCAGGCTGATGCCGGCCAACACCACGTTGCCAATGGCCAGGGCCAGCAGAGCCCGCATCAGGCTCAGGTCCCAGGCCTCCTGCAGCCACAGCACCAGCACCACCTCCACGGCGATCAGGGCCAGCAGCATCAAGGTGCCGCCCATGGCCAGAAACACGCCGCCGCTGATCAAGCGCCGCTTCTCCCGGTCGACCTCCTGCAGAGCGATCCGCACGTGCAGGTCCATCACCGAAGCCGCTAGAGCGGTGACGCGGCCAGCAGCCCCCAGCCCACGGGGCCGTTGAGGCTCAGCGCGCCCTGGCTCAGGCCGGTCGTTGCCCTGTTGATTCAGATCAGCCATCAGGAACGTCTCCCACTGGAAAGCAACGAACCGATCACCACACCCACTCCCGCGGCGATCGCCAACGCCAGCAACGGGCGCTGACGCACAGGCTGTTCAATCCGAGGCCGCAAGGTCTCATTGAGGTCATCCAACAGCTGCTCCAGCTGTCGTTCCAACGGCTCCAACGAGTCCCCGAATCCTTTGCTGCCGTCTCCCAAGGAATGGAGCAGCTCTTCCAGCTGCGACTGCACCAGGTGCGCCGCCCGGCCGGACTGCAGCGAGATCACCCGCACCGCTTCATCCAGGCTGCCTCGGGTGGCTTCCAGGGTCTGAGCCGTCACCTCCGGCCAACGCCTTTGGAGTTCCGGCAGCAGCGTGTCAAAACGATCCCGGAACTGGTCAGCCGCCGTCCACGACCGCGATGCCGAATCCTCAGGTCCTGGGTTGGTGTGGTCATCCGCAGGGGATGGCGCCGACTCCATGCACGTCCTTATCTCCTGCCGCAGGTTAGGGATGGTGCTCGGAAGGCGAAACCCCGATGCTGCGCTACGTCGTGCTGGAACACACCGGTGCCCCGGATGATCCGCGGGGTTGCCACCTCGATCTGCTGCTGGAAGACGGCAAGCACTGCCGCACCTGGAGGCTCGATCACTGGCCCCAGCTCGATGGCGATGCCCTGACAGCGACCCCTCTGCCACCCCATCGCTTGGTGTGGCTGGAGCGCCAATCCGCAGCGGTCTCCGGTGGGCGCGGTTGGGCGCGGCGGTTGGCAGGTGGCCACTACGCAGGCGAGCTCCCCACAGACCTGAACACCCCCCTCGAAGTTGCCCTAAGCGGCCTGGGGGTCCGCGGCCTTCCCGAACCGGTGCTGTTGCGCATCAAGGACGGGCACTGCCGCCTCTGCAGCTGCCCCTGAGCAGCAGGTTCTGGCCTACGCCCCCTTGAGCTTTTCGGAGGCTCCGCTAGTTTCGAACCGCTGACAGCCCCCTGATCCTGTTGGTTCATATCAATCAGGTTGGGTTTAAGCACTTCAAGTCCTTTGGGGGGGCGGTGACCATCCCCCTGGAAACCGGTTTCACCG contains these protein-coding regions:
- a CDS encoding phage holin family protein, which codes for MADLNQQGNDRPEPGRAEPQRPRGLGAAGRVTALAASVMDLHVRIALQEVDREKRRLISGGVFLAMGGTLMLLALIAVEVVLVLWLQEAWDLSLMRALLALAIGNVVLAGISLRVGGQLAKGPYLPQTLDGISRTTKAVLGR